The Paraburkholderia fungorum genome window below encodes:
- a CDS encoding autotransporter-associated beta strand repeat-containing protein, which produces MKGVVDFNRFSLQKTAFAASAFLVFSIVGTGEADATCTTAGAIVTCTGAANPLAPSLSSSISNQTVNIGSTGTLGVLLGVGGTALTLTGSNVTLNNAGVIDPSLLGVASLLSSGASIGNSSANTINVTNSGTIKGTTGLLGVNLANLTGLALAVQNGTGGVTTITNSGTMGVATLLGLTVAPGDMAAIVAYGGGQIAFTNSSTGVINGRVAFQASGTPGAGNSFVNAGTIIGSVSLGAGSTNSFTARTGSSVSAGVGASGNLLGIVGLSVGFAAAGVVDGGAGGNNTLHLQQASGGPATGSLSNPNYINFQHLAVDSGTWTLSGASTASDATLGSGSVSIIDNAAGFGTGLITSNGGAVQAAVAGLNLGNTLAFGTGGLTVQGANATTLSGVASGTGGLTKSGAGTLTLGGANTYSGGTTLNGGGLVAGNSSALGTGALTVTGSGTLDTSAAGLTLANQIALGAGNVLTLGGSNALTLGGPISGAGALTKNGAATVTLTGVNSFTGPATINAGTLALGGAGTLSPSSAVLLNAAGTVLDISAASASQTLAELSGSGNVALGANTLTFGDANNLALSGVIGGTGRIVKQGSGTQTLSGVNTYSGGTTINAGTLALSGNGALAGSGAVNLAGAGAQFDIGAASGARTIGALSGVTGSGVTLGANTLTFGDVTNLAFGGVINGTGGVVKQGSGSETLTAANTYTGGTTINAGTLALGAGGSLAAGGFVNLAGTGSGFDITGASGTQTIGGLSGVTGSTISLGANTLTFGGMTSRTLGSAIAGTGGVVKQGSGTETLTAANTYTGGTTVGAGTLALGAGGSLAATGGVTLAGAGAGFDIGASGASQAIGALAGVGGTMVTLGGNTLTFGDATNQTFGGVIGGTGGIVKQGNGTETLTAASTFTGGTTVNAGTLALSGAGALATGGNLTLANAGSDFDISGATGAGAIGTLNGAAGSHVSLGVNTLTFGNAANGAFGGTIDGTGGIVKQGDGIETLSGANTYTGGTTINAGTLALGAGGSLAATGGVTLAGAGAGFDIGASGASQTIGALAGVGGTAVTLGGNTLTFGDATNQTLAGVIGGTGGIVKQGSGVETLSGANTYGGGTALDAGGLTLGNNTALGTGALSVNGAATLDNSAALTLANNVGLNAGLTVLGSNNLTLGGVLSGSGALTKNGASTLTLGGVNTFTGPVTVNAGTLALAGAGNLSGSSDMNLANAGSSLDVSAATNAPVIGALNGVSGSSVALGAKSLTLGDASNGAFAGTIGGTGGLLKQGSGVETLSGTNTFSGGTTIDDGTVALGAGGSLAGSGAITLGGATSIFDIGNAGANQTVGALSGVAGGSVSLGANSLTFGDSTDQTLASTVTGTGGLVKQGSGTETLSAANTYSGGTTLNAGGLVTGNDSALGAGTLTVNGASTLDSSTATTLANNVLLNSGLTVLGTNELTLNGALSGTGGLTKDGLATLTLNGANTYTGGTQINAGTLALGANASLAASGAVDVVSGATFDLSAGNGQQVFGTLTGGGTVDLGSNVLTVGSAADGTYSGSIGGTGSLVKVGSGTETMTGTNTYIGGTAIDAGTLALGAGGTLAAIGSVALNGIGSGFDISASSADQTIGALSGVGGSAVTLGANTLTFGDASDQTVGSTIGGTGGIIKAGSGTETLTGANTYSGGTTIADGTLAIGASGSLASSGAVTLSGANSVFDIGNAGAAQTIGALSGVGGSAITLGANTLNFGDASDQTFAGAIGGTGGIVKLGSGTETLGGANTYTGSTTIDAGTLALAGAGNLSSATDVTLASAGAGFDVSGSSGAPTIGALNGVSGTTVALGANTLTLGDTNNGTFAGTIGGTGGLVKQGSGTETLSGPNTYSGGTTINAGTLALSGSGSLASNSAVNLTGAGSTLDISGASSGQTVGALGGTAGSTVSLGANSLSFGDSTAQTLASTVTGTGGLVKQGSGTETLSAANTYSGGTTLDAGGLVIGNNSALGTGTLTVNGTGTLDSSTATTLANNVLLNSGLTVLGTNDLTLNGVLSGTGGLTKDGAATLTLNGANTYTGGTTINAGTLSLGANASLAASGIVDVVDGATFDLSAGNGQQIFGTLTGGGTVNLGSNALTLGDANDGTYSGSIGGTGSLTKVGAGTETLTGTNTFTGGTTIDAGTLALGAGGTLAPTGSVMLGAAGTGFDISGSGAAQTIGALSGVGGSAVTLGANTLTFGDASDQTFGGTIGGTGGIVKAGSGTETLTGANTYTGGTTIDAGTLALGAGGSLASTGAVNIVGAGSLFDIGGATASQSVGALSGVAGSTVSLGVNSLTFGDSTDQTLASTVNGTGSLVKQGSGTETLTGANTYSGGTTLNAGGLVVGNNAALGTGTLTVSGTSTLDSSTATTLANNVLLNSGLTVLGSNDLTLNGALSGTGSLTKDGAATLTLNGANTYTGGTQITEGMLALGTSASLFAPGIANIADGATLDLSAGSGTPTVGTLTGGGTVNLGANTLTLGDAHDGTFAGSIGGTGGVTKAGSGTEMLSGTNTYTGATTVDSGTLALSGAGTLSAVTNVNLVNPGTALDVSGASGTPTVGSLSGVGGTSVTLGANTLTFGGGSDGTFGGTINGTGGIVKTGAGSQTLSSASTYSGGTTLAGGALIVGNDAALGSGALSVAAPATLDASAPVNLANPVDLDATATIGGSADTTLSGVVSGLGGLVKDGAANLTLAGNNTFSGGTVVDSGTLTLASGGALGTGGLTMNGGQLTLGSSAAATPLQVTLPSLDGAPGSSIDLGDSSLSVNGGGTFAGALTGTGSVTKSGSDTLTLSGTSTYNGPTTVSSGTLAVTGSTASSTVTVQNGATLSGTGTVGGLIVQSGATAVGGQPGQALNVAGNAQFDQGSTLAISVTPQQSGSLTTTGSTTLLGGTVQVSAGQGVYTPSTVYPIVTAGQGVSGTFAGATSNLPFLTPTLTYDPDHAYLQLTPNGAALTSVATTPNETAVSASLAGMSAAAAGSGSATLVPALFSSDVRTARVAFNQLDGELHASTKSMLLLDSRYVRDAVTDRLREGLAPSSGPLASMSAGSAQCDGRIGQGAMPADTAHSGSRDACVDPRRYQPVVWAQAYGSDSKLGGDSNTSGIDRSMAGFIAGADMALNDRWRIGVAGGFGHSSLDNDLASSADVDSYHIAMYGGAQYGPIGVRLGAAYTWNDVDMNRYPSFTGFADHNSSDYSAKAAQVFGEVGYAVPFNRFALEPFAGLAYVNLHTSGFSETGGDSALRSNGETDNIGFSTLGLRVSTRLGELPLAAFTGHAMAGWRHAFGSTQPSSTLAFMTGGSSFNVSGVPIARDTAVLELGVDANIAKNVTLGIAYSGQYGGGSHDNAISGRFAWKF; this is translated from the coding sequence GTGAAAGGCGTCGTTGATTTTAATAGATTCAGTCTGCAAAAAACCGCGTTTGCTGCCAGCGCGTTTCTGGTATTCAGCATAGTTGGCACAGGCGAAGCGGACGCAACCTGTACCACGGCCGGCGCGATCGTCACCTGCACTGGCGCGGCCAATCCGCTTGCGCCGAGCTTATCGAGTTCGATCAGCAATCAGACGGTCAACATCGGCTCGACCGGGACTCTCGGCGTACTGCTTGGAGTCGGCGGAACTGCGCTGACGCTCACCGGCAGCAACGTGACGCTGAATAATGCGGGCGTCATCGATCCATCGTTGCTGGGCGTGGCGAGCCTGCTGTCGAGCGGCGCGTCGATTGGCAATTCGTCGGCGAACACGATCAACGTGACCAACAGCGGCACGATCAAAGGGACGACCGGCTTGCTGGGAGTCAATCTCGCCAATCTGACCGGCCTCGCACTCGCGGTGCAGAACGGCACGGGTGGCGTCACTACGATCACGAATAGCGGCACGATGGGGGTGGCGACGCTGCTTGGCCTGACGGTCGCACCGGGCGATATGGCGGCGATCGTCGCGTATGGCGGCGGCCAGATTGCCTTCACCAACAGCAGCACGGGTGTGATCAACGGGCGAGTTGCGTTCCAGGCGTCCGGCACTCCGGGTGCGGGCAATTCATTCGTCAATGCAGGCACGATTATCGGCAGCGTGTCGCTGGGCGCGGGGAGCACCAACTCGTTCACGGCCCGCACGGGCTCGTCGGTATCGGCGGGCGTTGGCGCGAGCGGCAATCTGCTCGGCATCGTGGGATTGTCGGTGGGATTCGCAGCGGCCGGCGTCGTCGACGGCGGCGCGGGCGGCAACAATACGCTGCACCTGCAACAGGCAAGCGGAGGCCCCGCAACGGGATCGCTAAGCAACCCGAACTACATCAACTTCCAGCATCTCGCGGTCGACAGCGGCACGTGGACATTGAGCGGCGCGTCCACCGCGAGCGATGCGACACTCGGCAGCGGCTCGGTGTCAATCATCGACAACGCGGCCGGTTTCGGCACCGGTCTGATCACGTCGAACGGCGGGGCGGTGCAGGCGGCGGTGGCGGGGCTCAACCTCGGCAACACACTCGCGTTCGGAACCGGCGGGCTGACCGTGCAGGGCGCCAATGCGACGACGCTATCGGGCGTGGCAAGCGGAACGGGCGGCTTGACGAAATCCGGTGCCGGCACTTTGACGCTCGGCGGTGCCAATACCTATTCAGGCGGGACGACGCTGAACGGCGGAGGGCTCGTCGCCGGCAACAGCAGCGCTCTCGGCACGGGCGCGCTCACCGTGACGGGTTCGGGCACGCTCGATACGAGCGCTGCAGGGCTGACACTGGCAAATCAGATCGCGCTCGGCGCTGGTAATGTGCTGACGCTGGGCGGCAGCAATGCGTTGACGCTCGGCGGTCCGATCAGCGGCGCGGGCGCGCTGACAAAAAACGGCGCAGCCACGGTCACCCTGACCGGCGTGAACAGCTTCACCGGTCCGGCGACAATCAACGCCGGCACGCTCGCGCTCGGCGGAGCAGGCACGCTGTCGCCCAGCAGCGCGGTGCTATTGAATGCAGCGGGAACGGTGCTCGACATCAGCGCGGCGTCGGCCAGCCAGACGCTTGCCGAACTCTCCGGCAGCGGCAATGTCGCGTTAGGTGCAAACACCCTAACGTTCGGCGATGCGAACAATCTGGCGTTGAGCGGCGTCATCGGCGGAACGGGGCGCATCGTCAAGCAGGGCAGCGGCACCCAAACGCTGAGCGGCGTGAACACCTACTCGGGCGGCACCACGATCAACGCGGGTACGCTCGCGCTGTCCGGCAATGGTGCGTTGGCGGGCAGCGGCGCGGTGAACCTGGCGGGTGCGGGCGCGCAGTTCGATATCGGCGCGGCGAGCGGCGCCAGGACCATTGGCGCACTGTCCGGCGTGACGGGCTCAGGCGTGACGCTCGGCGCGAATACGCTGACGTTCGGCGACGTGACGAACCTGGCGTTCGGCGGCGTGATCAACGGGACGGGCGGAGTCGTCAAACAGGGCAGCGGCAGCGAAACGCTCACTGCCGCCAACACCTATACCGGCGGCACGACGATCAATGCGGGCACGCTTGCGCTCGGCGCAGGCGGTTCTCTCGCGGCAGGCGGTTTCGTCAATCTGGCCGGCACGGGCAGCGGCTTCGACATCACGGGCGCGTCAGGGACGCAAACGATCGGCGGACTGAGCGGCGTGACGGGCAGCACGATCTCGCTCGGGGCCAACACGCTGACCTTCGGCGGCATGACCAGTCGTACGCTTGGCAGCGCGATCGCGGGCACGGGCGGTGTGGTCAAGCAGGGCAGTGGCACGGAGACGCTTACGGCTGCCAATACCTATACAGGCGGGACGACAGTCGGCGCGGGCACACTCGCACTCGGCGCGGGCGGCAGTCTCGCGGCGACAGGCGGCGTGACGCTCGCAGGCGCGGGGGCGGGCTTCGATATCGGCGCGTCCGGCGCGAGTCAGGCGATCGGCGCGCTGGCCGGTGTCGGCGGCACGATGGTGACGCTCGGCGGCAACACGCTGACGTTCGGCGATGCGACGAACCAGACGTTCGGCGGCGTGATCGGCGGCACGGGCGGTATCGTCAAACAGGGCAACGGCACTGAGACGCTGACGGCGGCCAGTACGTTCACCGGCGGCACGACCGTCAACGCGGGCACGCTGGCGCTGTCCGGCGCGGGCGCGCTGGCTACCGGGGGCAATTTGACACTGGCCAACGCCGGTAGCGATTTCGATATCAGCGGCGCGACGGGCGCCGGGGCCATCGGTACGTTGAACGGCGCCGCGGGTAGCCACGTGTCGCTGGGCGTGAATACGCTGACCTTCGGCAACGCGGCGAATGGCGCGTTCGGCGGCACGATCGACGGCACGGGTGGGATCGTCAAGCAGGGCGACGGCATTGAGACGCTGAGCGGCGCGAATACCTACACCGGTGGCACCACGATCAATGCCGGTACGCTCGCGCTGGGCGCGGGCGGCAGTCTCGCGGCGACAGGCGGCGTGACGCTCGCAGGCGCGGGGGCGGGCTTCGACATCGGCGCGTCCGGCGCGAGTCAGACGATCGGCGCGCTGGCCGGTGTCGGCGGCACGGCGGTGACGCTCGGCGGTAACACGCTGACGTTCGGCGATGCGACCAACCAGACCTTGGCCGGCGTGATCGGCGGCACGGGCGGTATCGTCAAGCAGGGTAGCGGCGTCGAAACGCTGAGCGGTGCGAACACGTATGGTGGCGGCACGGCGCTCGACGCAGGCGGCCTCACGCTGGGCAACAACACAGCGTTGGGGACGGGCGCGTTGTCGGTGAACGGCGCGGCGACGCTCGATAACAGCGCGGCGCTCACGCTCGCCAACAACGTCGGACTGAACGCGGGCCTCACAGTACTCGGCTCGAACAATCTCACGCTGGGCGGCGTGCTGTCAGGCAGCGGAGCGTTGACGAAGAACGGTGCGTCGACACTGACGCTAGGCGGTGTGAATACGTTCACCGGTCCTGTGACGGTCAACGCGGGCACGCTCGCACTCGCTGGCGCGGGCAATCTGTCGGGCTCGTCCGATATGAATCTGGCGAACGCAGGGTCAAGTCTCGACGTGAGCGCTGCGACGAATGCGCCGGTCATCGGCGCGTTGAACGGCGTGAGCGGCAGCAGCGTCGCGCTGGGCGCGAAGTCGCTGACGCTCGGCGACGCCAGCAACGGCGCGTTTGCGGGCACGATCGGCGGAACCGGCGGGCTGCTCAAGCAAGGCTCGGGAGTCGAAACCCTAAGCGGCACGAACACCTTCAGCGGCGGCACGACGATCGACGACGGCACCGTCGCACTCGGCGCGGGCGGCAGTCTCGCGGGCAGCGGCGCGATAACGCTAGGCGGCGCAACCTCGATCTTCGATATCGGCAATGCGGGGGCGAACCAGACGGTCGGCGCGCTATCTGGCGTGGCGGGCGGCAGTGTGTCGCTCGGTGCGAATTCGTTGACATTCGGCGATTCGACCGACCAGACGCTCGCCAGCACGGTTACGGGTACAGGCGGACTCGTCAAGCAAGGCAGCGGCACAGAAACGTTGAGCGCTGCGAACACCTACAGCGGCGGCACGACGCTGAACGCAGGTGGTCTCGTGACCGGCAACGACTCGGCGCTCGGCGCAGGCACGCTGACAGTGAACGGCGCGAGCACGCTCGACAGCAGTACCGCGACGACGCTCGCTAACAACGTGCTGCTTAATTCTGGGCTCACGGTGCTGGGCACCAACGAACTGACGCTCAACGGCGCGCTGTCGGGCACCGGCGGACTGACCAAGGACGGCTTGGCCACGCTAACGCTGAACGGCGCGAACACCTACACAGGCGGTACGCAGATCAACGCGGGCACGCTTGCGCTCGGCGCGAATGCAAGCCTTGCCGCGAGCGGAGCCGTGGACGTGGTGAGCGGCGCGACCTTCGACCTGTCGGCGGGTAACGGCCAGCAGGTCTTCGGCACGCTGACTGGCGGCGGAACGGTCGACCTCGGCTCGAACGTGCTGACCGTGGGCAGCGCCGCCGACGGAACGTACAGCGGCTCGATCGGCGGCACCGGCAGTCTCGTCAAAGTCGGTTCGGGTACCGAAACAATGACTGGCACCAACACCTACATCGGCGGCACGGCAATCGACGCGGGCACCCTCGCGCTCGGCGCGGGCGGCACGCTTGCCGCCATCGGCAGCGTGGCGCTCAACGGGATCGGCTCGGGCTTCGACATTAGCGCGTCCAGTGCGGATCAGACGATCGGCGCATTGTCTGGTGTCGGCGGCAGTGCGGTGACGCTCGGCGCGAACACGCTGACGTTCGGCGACGCATCGGATCAGACCGTCGGCAGCACGATCGGCGGCACGGGCGGCATCATTAAGGCAGGCAGCGGCACTGAAACGCTCACCGGTGCGAACACGTACAGCGGGGGCACGACGATCGCCGACGGAACGCTCGCGATCGGCGCGAGCGGTAGTCTCGCGTCAAGCGGTGCGGTGACGCTGAGCGGCGCGAATTCGGTGTTCGACATCGGCAACGCGGGCGCGGCCCAGACGATCGGCGCGCTGTCGGGTGTCGGGGGTAGCGCGATCACGTTGGGCGCGAATACGCTGAACTTCGGCGATGCGTCGGATCAGACGTTCGCGGGTGCAATCGGCGGCACGGGTGGCATCGTCAAGCTGGGTAGCGGCACTGAAACGCTTGGCGGCGCGAACACCTATACGGGCAGCACGACGATCGATGCAGGTACGCTCGCGCTGGCTGGTGCGGGGAATCTGTCGTCGGCGACCGATGTGACGCTGGCCAGCGCGGGCGCGGGCTTCGATGTCAGCGGCTCGAGCGGCGCGCCGACCATCGGCGCATTGAACGGCGTGAGCGGCACGACGGTCGCGCTGGGCGCCAACACGCTGACGCTCGGCGATACGAACAACGGCACGTTTGCGGGCACGATCGGAGGAACCGGCGGCCTGGTCAAGCAGGGTAGCGGTACCGAAACGCTGAGCGGTCCGAACACCTATTCCGGTGGAACGACGATCAATGCGGGTACCTTGGCGTTGTCGGGAAGCGGCAGCCTTGCATCGAACAGTGCAGTGAATCTGACCGGCGCGGGATCGACGTTGGACATCAGCGGTGCGTCGTCCGGGCAAACCGTAGGGGCACTCGGCGGCACGGCAGGTAGCACGGTATCGCTGGGCGCCAACTCGCTGAGCTTCGGCGATTCGACCGCTCAGACGCTCGCCAGCACCGTCACCGGAACGGGTGGGCTCGTCAAGCAAGGCAGCGGCACAGAAACGTTGAGCGCTGCGAACACCTACAGCGGCGGCACGACGCTCGACGCGGGCGGTCTGGTGATCGGCAACAACTCGGCGCTGGGCACGGGAACGTTGACAGTGAATGGAACCGGCACGCTCGACAGCAGTACCGCGACGACGCTCGCCAACAACGTGCTGCTCAATTCGGGGCTCACGGTGCTGGGCACCAACGACCTGACACTGAACGGCGTGCTGTCGGGCACCGGCGGACTGACCAAGGACGGCGCGGCCACGTTGACGCTGAACGGCGCGAATACGTACACGGGTGGCACAACGATCAATGCAGGCACGCTCTCGCTCGGCGCGAATGCGAGCCTGGCGGCGAGCGGCATCGTGGATGTCGTCGACGGCGCGACCTTCGATCTGTCGGCGGGCAACGGCCAGCAGATCTTCGGTACGCTGACCGGCGGCGGGACAGTCAACCTCGGCAGCAACGCGCTGACGCTCGGTGACGCGAACGACGGCACCTACAGTGGATCGATCGGTGGCACCGGCAGTTTGACCAAAGTCGGCGCGGGCACCGAGACGCTGACCGGCACCAACACCTTCACGGGCGGCACGACGATCGATGCAGGCACGCTTGCGCTTGGCGCAGGCGGCACGCTTGCACCGACAGGCAGTGTGATGCTCGGTGCTGCCGGTACGGGCTTCGACATCAGCGGGTCGGGCGCGGCTCAGACGATCGGCGCACTGTCTGGTGTCGGCGGCAGTGCGGTGACGCTCGGCGCGAACACGTTGACGTTCGGCGACGCGTCGGATCAGACCTTCGGCGGCACGATTGGGGGCACGGGCGGCATCGTCAAGGCAGGCAGCGGCACCGAAACGCTGACCGGCGCGAACACGTACACCGGCGGCACGACAATCGATGCTGGCACCCTCGCACTCGGCGCGGGCGGCAGCCTTGCATCGACGGGCGCAGTGAATATCGTGGGAGCGGGTTCGTTGTTCGACATCGGTGGTGCAACGGCAAGTCAGAGCGTCGGCGCACTGAGCGGCGTAGCAGGCAGCACGGTGTCGCTGGGTGTGAACTCGCTGACATTCGGCGATTCGACCGACCAGACACTTGCCAGCACCGTGAACGGAACAGGCAGCCTCGTCAAACAGGGCAGCGGCACTGAAACGCTCACCGGCGCGAACACCTACAGCGGCGGCACGACGCTGAATGCCGGCGGCCTGGTCGTCGGCAACAACGCTGCGCTGGGCACGGGCACGCTGACAGTGAGCGGTACGAGTACCCTCGACAGCAGCACCGCCACGACGCTCGCCAACAACGTGCTGCTGAACTCAGGACTGACGGTGCTGGGCAGCAACGACCTGACACTGAACGGCGCGCTGTCCGGCACGGGCAGTCTGACGAAAGACGGCGCGGCCACACTCACGTTGAACGGCGCAAACACCTACACCGGCGGCACGCAGATCACCGAAGGCATGCTTGCACTCGGCACCAGCGCGAGCCTGTTTGCGCCGGGCATCGCGAATATCGCCGATGGCGCGACCCTCGACCTGTCGGCGGGCAGCGGCACGCCCACGGTCGGCACGCTGACCGGCGGCGGCACCGTCAATCTCGGCGCGAACACGCTGACGCTCGGCGACGCCCACGACGGCACCTTCGCCGGTTCGATCGGCGGTACGGGTGGCGTGACGAAGGCCGGTAGCGGCACCGAAATGCTCAGCGGCACGAACACGTACACGGGCGCGACCACGGTCGACTCGGGCACGCTCGCTTTGTCGGGTGCTGGGACGCTGTCGGCCGTAACCAATGTCAATCTCGTCAATCCAGGCACGGCGCTCGACGTGAGCGGCGCAAGCGGTACGCCGACCGTCGGTTCGCTGTCCGGCGTCGGCGGCACCAGCGTGACGCTCGGCGCGAACACGCTGACATTCGGCGGCGGTTCGGACGGCACGTTCGGCGGCACGATCAATGGCACAGGTGGAATTGTCAAGACCGGCGCCGGCTCCCAGACGCTGTCGTCGGCCAGCACCTACAGCGGCGGCACCACGCTCGCGGGCGGTGCGCTGATTGTCGGCAACGATGCTGCGCTTGGCAGCGGCGCGTTGAGCGTCGCTGCCCCAGCCACGCTCGATGCGAGCGCGCCGGTCAATCTCGCGAATCCGGTCGATCTGGACGCGACGGCGACGATCGGCGGCAGCGCCGACACCACGCTGTCCGGCGTTGTGTCCGGCTTGGGCGGCCTCGTCAAGGACGGCGCGGCAAACCTGACGCTCGCCGGCAACAACACGTTCTCCGGTGGCACCGTGGTGGACAGCGGCACGCTGACGCTCGCATCGGGCGGCGCGCTCGGCACCGGCGGTCTGACGATGAACGGCGGCCAGCTTACCCTCGGCTCGTCCGCAGCCGCCACGCCGCTGCAAGTGACGCTGCCGTCGCTCGACGGCGCGCCGGGTTCGTCGATCGATCTGGGCGACTCCAGTCTGAGCGTGAACGGTGGCGGCACCTTCGCAGGCGCTTTGACGGGCACCGGCTCGGTGACCAAGAGTGGCAGCGACACGCTAACCCTGAGCGGCACCAGCACCTACAACGGACCGACGACCGTATCGTCCGGCACGCTCGCGGTGACCGGCTCGACGGCCAGCTCGACGGTGACCGTGCAAAACGGGGCGACGCTGTCCGGTACCGGCACCGTGGGCGGTCTGATCGTGCAGAGCGGCGCGACGGCAGTCGGCGGGCAACCCGGTCAGGCTTTGAACGTCGCCGGCAATGCGCAGTTCGATCAGGGCTCGACGCTGGCCATTTCCGTGACGCCGCAGCAAAGCGGCTCGTTGACCACGACCGGCAGCACGACGCTGCTGGGCGGAACGGTGCAGGTCTCGGCGGGACAAGGGGTTTACACACCATCGACCGTCTATCCGATCGTCACGGCGGGCCAGGGCGTCAGCGGCACCTTCGCGGGCGCCACGTCGAATCTGCCGTTCCTGACCCCCACGCTCACCTACGACCCGGACCACGCGTATCTTCAGTTGACGCCGAACGGCGCAGCGCTAACGTCGGTCGCGACGACGCCGAACGAGACTGCAGTGAGCGCCTCGCTCGCCGGAATGTCGGCGGCCGCAGCGGGCAGCGGCAGCGCGACGCTGGTGCCGGCCCTGTTTTCGAGCGACGTGCGCACCGCGCGCGTCGCGTTCAACCAGCTCGACGGCGAACTGCATGCGAGCACGAAGAGCATGCTGCTGCTCGACAGCCGTTATGTCCGGGACGCCGTGACCGATCGTCTGCGGGAAGGGCTAGCGCCTTCGAGTGGTCCGCTCGCGTCGATGTCGGCGGGTTCCGCGCAGTGCGACGGCCGGATCGGACAGGGCGCGATGCCGGCCGATACTGCGCACAGCGGTTCGCGCGATGCCTGTGTCGACCCACGGCGCTATCAGCCGGTGGTCTGGGCGCAGGCATACGGCTCCGACAGCAAGCTCGGAGGTGACAGCAACACGTCCGGGATCGATCGCAGCATGGCCGGCTTCATTGCGGGCGCAGACATGGCGCTCAACGACAGGTGGCGCATCGGCGTCGCGGGCGGCTTCGGACATAGCTCGCTCGACAATGATCTGGCCTCGTCGGCGGATGTGGACAGCTATCACATTGCGATGTACGGCGGTGCACAGTACGGGCCGATCGGCGTGAGACTCGGCGCAGCCTATACGTGGAACGACGTGGACATGAACCGTTACCCGTCCTTCACGGGTTTCGCCGATCACAATAGCTCCGACTACTCGGCGAAAGCCGCACAGGTGTTCGGCGAAGTCGGTTATGCGGTGCCGTTCAACCG